AACCCTTGGTTTCGTGGCTGATTTGGAGCAGGAGTTGGTTAGGGGTCTGGATAACTATAAAACTGACTTATAATATAGGATTGTACTATGTGGGGATTAATAGGGAGCTTGTCAGTTAGCTTCCTTTGAGTGAGCGTGTCACGAATGGTAGGGATATGAACTTGAGACTTATGATGATCAGTTCATGCATGTGATTTTATGTAGTCATACGGGGATGATAAGGAGTTCGCCAACTAGCCTCTAATCGTAAACCCGACTTAATTGTCAagatctaaataattatagaattgACTTATGATTTATGACTGTACTTTGTGGGGACTATTAGGAAGTTTGGCAGCTAATTTTCTATCGAACGTGTTGAGCTTGGGTGAAACAAACTAACCTAGGAcgtaatctaaaaaaaaattattcttagaAACAAACTCAGATGAacgattcaaatttatttcataaaacttaAGAACGACTAAGAACCACCAACAAGTTGTTTGCTGAAACTTTTTATACTCAACCctgttatttcaattttcttttcaggtgGAGTCTAATGTACCGGTGGAGGTGCGCGTGGGCTGTTGGCTATAAAGAGTCCCATTATTTCTAAGTCTCGATTAcgacaaatatttttttatctcaacAAATGTCGGGCAAAAGTTTAAACCATTGGCTTCAAGGAAATGAGTAAATACCTTATTCACTCAACTATTCTCGTATAATATTGCAGCCCTGAAATAAGCTCGAAACTccctctttggggccagcgtcctcactgacactcgtttctttctctaatcgatgtgggaccactacaaaatccacccccctttggagttcaaacgtccttactggcacactgtctcgtgtctacctcccTTTGGGAAagagcctcctcgctggcacatagcCCGGTgttcggctctgataccatttgtaattgcccaaatccaccgctggtagatattgttctctttgaaatttttctttcggactttaaaatgcgtttacgaggagaaggttttcacacccttataaatggtatttagttctccttcccaacctcGACACCTCTTAGATTATCTCACAAAAACtcatttataaaagaatgggGTGAAAATTTCATACATTTGATTAAATTGGACCAACCAACATGTGTTGTTCATATCGATCAAAGCTGCTCAAATCgataatttcataatcatttttcCGTTCCATAAGATTTTTCTGGCTAGTTTTCCATGTATGATTGTCAATAACAAAGCGAGTGTAATAGAAATAAAGGTGTCAAATTCAAGCGTGTCTGAAATTGCGATCAAGATATCCATTATGTTTGCGACAGATACCTGACCTTTCTCCCCATTCTATCTTCTTCCCTCTCTCGACCTTCATACGCCTTCAATTTCCGCCATTTTTGCATTTCATCATCGCCATCGAAACCCCATCAAACCCTTTTCATTCATCTATCCAATCAAACCCTACCCTCTCCCCCTCTTTCGGTGATTCGCCGATTTCTTTGACCTTTCAATCCGATCATCGCGACCCAGTTGCTGGATTTGCTGATTGAGTATTGTTTTTGAGTTCTTGTTGTTGCTTGAACTACTGTGGATTGGATTTTCTTATCTGGGTTGTCGCCATGTCGTGATTTTCTTTATCAGAGATCCTCCACGGAGTCTCGTTTGCGGAGAAGGTAATTGAATTATGTTCCTTTTACTGattctttttcacttttgaTTGATTTCTTGCTCTTTTTCTGTACGTTTAGCTTAGAAATTTGTCGTCATTCTGTATGTTATGGTCAAAATCTTTATCTGTTGTTGCAATGGTTGTGATGGATATCATGGCGATTAGGGTTAGGCCATTCACCCGAATGGAAGCGTCTGGTAGCGACCCCGACTCTCATAGAACTGCTTCCATCAGTGGTAGTTCAAGAAGGTTTGGAATGTTAGCTGCCTCTAATATGATTCAGGCTCCGCTTTCCGCTCTGTTAGAGTATTCGGGTCTTCTTCGTGGCCGCCCTAGTCATCAAGAATCCGAGGCATTGATAAGTGCACGATTACCTTCGGGATTGCGAGACCATCTTCGTAGTCAGATTGAAGAATCTTCTGGTGTCACTAACGACGGAGAGGTTTCGATTAGGATAATTGGAGCAGGGGAACAAGAACATGTTAGGGACAGTGCTGGACTAGTAGTTGGGGAAGTGAGGGAGCTTGGCGGTCAGAATTCAGCATCTTTGCAATCTGTTTCGGGGTTGGCATCATCAGAGTTTAGCCAGGGAGATGCTGCTACTGGACGAGGTGCGATAGAGGGTATTCCTCAACCGGTTAACGAAGGTCCTGATGGAGATGCGTCGGAGGCAGCTGGGGGAAATAGCAGGGATTCTTCTTACCAAAGGTACGATATTCAACAGGCTGCCCGGGGGATTGAGcagattcttccatttagtTTTCTTCTACTGGTAGTCTTCATTCGACAGCATTTGCAAGGTACCTGCCTCAACTTTTATCAAACATTTTAacgttattttaaatttttattgatgtgGCTGAATTATGGACAAGCAGACAGAAAGATTTGGACAATCTTTAACTCACTGTTTAgctatgttttttattttgttcttcttttgcgTCCTTGACGATTGAACGAACTTCTTAAGTTACAGAGAGTATATAGTTAATATGAATCTTACATGCATATTTTCGAAGAAAACTTGGCTTAAAAACGGAAATTTATGTAGAACCCTTTTTTAAGTATTTGGAAAGTTATTCCAAACAATCCCGTACACGTGTTTGcttgtttattatattatattgtatgtaaaagcctaagcccaccattagcagatattgtcttcattgggctttccctttcgagcttcccttcaaggtttttaaaacgcgtctactagagagaggtttctacacccttataaagaatatttcgttctcctccccaaccgatgtgggatctcacaatccaccacccccacctttggggcccaacgtccttgttggcacaccgcctcgtatccacccccttcggggctcagcctcctcgctggcacattgtccagtgtctggctctgataccattcgtaacagcccaaacccatcgttagcagacattgtcctctttgggctttccctttcaggcttcctctcaaggtttttaaaatacgtctactagggagaggtttctacacccttataaagaatgtttcgttctcctccccaaccgatatgggatctcaaaTTGTAACTCCCATTAATCAAAGcatgtaatttttttagaaaacttGATAAGATACCTgaacttctcaatttttttccgAAGATTTACTTATGTCTATATAATTTAGATGAAGAACAATGACAACATGAAAGACAGAAAATTgttaatttgaattcaaaatgaaaggaaggaaaagaagtgaaataaaatgtttatctTCTTTAATCAGTGTTTGAGAAggaactaaaaaagaaacctATTTAAGACATTATTGGTTATAAGTAACTTGTgcatatgaaaatatttaagaatgCTCTTTTTATTATGTACAAGTCTAATGACAATTTGGTTTTGATACTTGCCTCCTCAACTTACTTGCAGGCTTCTTTGTGACAATTTGGATTGCTGCTTTCATGTACAAGTCTAATGATATATTGCGAAAACAAACAGCTTTGAAGGTGTGTTATGATATATTTGNGGGGGGGGGCGGGGGGAGGAGCTTTAGaagaaatgattaaaaatagatATGCGCACGAATGAGACTTACATTGGCTAATTCCCAAGAAGCTAAGGGCTAGTAAAGTGGGGCGTTACTGACCGATTAGTCTAGTCTCCTCTCTCGATAAAGTTATTTCCGAAGTGATAGCtaaaagattgaaaaaggTCCCTCCCTTTGATGATTGACAACTCTTAAGCTGCTTGTGCTTGCGTTGAAGGGAGGCAAATTCTGGATGTTGTTTTAGTGGCTTCCGAGACAATGGGAGAGAGCATtgctaaaaggaaaaaaggcgACCTCCTGAAGTTTTATTATGAGAAAGCCTATGATATTGATTGGAAGTACTTTAGGGCTTCAGCTCTAGATAGAGGAATTGGATTAAGGGACGACTCTCCACGATAAGTTTGTTCATCGTTATTAATGGCAAACCCTAGGGAAAGATTATAACTAAAAGAGGCTTAAGACAACAGGAATCCGTCTCCCCATTTCTCTTCACCTTGAAGGGAGGTCTTTTAGTAGGTTGGTTCACTATTATTGTGAAAGGAGGATTTTGAAGGGTATTAATGTGGGTAAGGAAAGCGTGATGGTTACTCGCTGCTATGTGCGGATTTTGAAGGGTATTAATGTGGCAAACCCTACGGTACAATGCTCGGGTTTTGTGTTGAATATCTCTAAAACTGCTCTTGTTGGGTTAAATGTTCCAGATCATTGACTTACAGATTTTGCTTCCAGGATTGGCTGTAAAATGGAACCTTTGCATTTGGCTTATCTGGAATTTCCTTTGGAAGCAACCACAAGGCCCTTTCTTTCTGGGATCATTTGATAGAGAAGTTCCAACACAAGTTTGATTAATGGAAATCTTTCCCCATCTTAAAATGGCGGTATTTGACGTTGGCTCATTCTGTTTTCAGTAACCTCATGGTTTATTACTTCTTGCTTTTAAAAGCTTCTATTAAATCTGCTTCTATTAAGTTTTTAGATTCTTCCTCTTTGCTACATGTTCCTATTGACGCCCTTTGGAAAAACGATGCCCCCAAGAAGGTTAAGGTGAATTGAGCTATTTTTCCAAAAGAAATGTGTGAATTGGGCTATTTCTCCTAGTATTTGCTTGGCGCGttctgaaaattaagaaacctTAAGTCGTTTGCTCCTTCACTGTACGTTTGTATCTCTGACTTGGCATCGGTTGTTGAGGGAGTTTAATCTATCCTTTGGCATTGGTTGTTCAGGGAGTTTAATCTATCCTTTGTTTACCTAACGTGGTCGATGATTGGCTTATTGAGCCTTTGGGAGGTGGAAATTTGAGGAAAAGAGGGATAGTGTTGTGGAGtattgtaacagtccaaatccaccgctagcagatattgtcttctttgggctttcccttttgggcttcccctcaaagttttttaaaacgcgtctgctacggagaggtttccacccccttataaaaaatgctttgttctcctccccaaccaatgtgggatctcacaagtaCAGTGGCTCGAGCTTTGTTGTGATATTTATGGCTTGAAAGAAGTCGTCATCTCTTTGAAGATACTGCCTCCTCTTTTGGAGTAATCTGCATTCTCTAGCTTCTTGGTGGTGCATGGAGAATAGAACTCTACTAGAACATTTGGAAGGGTCCAATACTAAAAAAGATAAGATTTTTCCTTTGGGAATTAAGCCACGAACGATACAGCAGATACTTAGCTCAAAACGACTCCTTGGATTGTCTCCTTTCCAAATTGCTGCACCCTTTGTAGAAATAGTAGTGAATCTATGCTGCATTGGTTCATATCTTGTCAGTATACCCGACTTTTTTTGGAGAAAGTCCTCAAGTCTTTCCATTTAAGTCTCACCTTCCCCCGAAATATGATCATGGGTCACCCACTTTACTCACTAAAGGAAAGGCTGTTATGTAGGTATATATCATCAAATCCGTTCTTTGGTCTATTTTGCTTGGAGGAATCACCGCGTCTTTGACGATAGGGCCTAAGATTTCATTTCCATCTTTCATCACTTGAtatatattgttctctcttGGTGTTCTCTCCTTTTGTGATTTTAGTCTCCTTATTCTGTTGGGTAACATCTAGGAGATCACTATATATAGGGCGGTGACGAAACGTATTGGATATCTTTCTGTGGAATGGCACCAACCATGCCGTAATGTTACTGatgtcttcttctttattaCAGATTTTTAATCATAGGATTTGTTGATTCCTGCAGGGAGAGAGGAAAATCTCTGTTTTGGTTGCCATTTCTCTTGCATTCACTTTCCATATTATTGGTGTGTACTGGTGGTATCAGAAGGACGATCTCTTATATCCGTTGATCATGCTTCCTCCCCGAGCAATACCTCCTTTTTGGCACGCTATTTTCATCATCATGGTGAATGGTAATCTTCTGCTCTAATCATACTCTATCCGCTGTATTGTAACAACGAAAATGGTTTACCGTTCTAGGCTGCCTTGTCACATGGTTTTctgcatttattttctcaaatttctccTAGTGATCGTTAAATTCTTAACAATTAATATATCCGTAAGATTTGGGGTTAAGGGCACAATCATTTCATCCTCATTTTTGTAAACATTTCCTGCAATTTTGCATTACAATTTATGAAAGTAACTCGGTATCATATGCAAGTTGCGTTGGCTCATGTAACTGGTTTAGTGAATTGTATgcttttgttttggtttcgCAGACACTTTGGTCCGTCAAGCAGGGATGGTGGTCAAGTGTGTTTTATTGATGTATTACAAGAACAGCCGAGGCCGAAATTATCGTAAACAGGTGAGGTAATATAGAAGTGGACTCTTGTTTGTTCATTAAGCTACAATGCCATCctttaattaaactctttattGATTTCTCTTTagaatttgttgttttctaGTGAACAAAGTGGTCActattaacatttatttacACATTATCTTCAGGGACAAATGCTAACTTTAGTCGAATATCTGCTTCTACTGTACCGTGCATTGTTGCCTACTCCCGTCTGGTATCGTTTCTTTTTGAACAAAGAGTACGGAAGTTTATTTTCGTCACTATTGACAGGACTGTACTTAACTTTCAAACTCACATCTGTTGTCGAAAAGGTGTGTTTTCtactattttgatttttcgaCTCTTTACTATTATACCGAGCATTTTGTTGCTCGATGGTCTCCGTCTCTAATGTCTGTTATCTCCTGTTTCTTTCTGGTGTGGATTTCAGGTGCAATCCTTCTTTGCTGCTTTGAAAGCATTGTCGCGTAAAGAGGTGCATTATGGGGCATATGCAACATCGGAGCAGGTAATTAACCAAACGTTCTCTCcgttgtattttttttttctttgggtatctgtaaatttacaaaaacaaTGCAATCTATGGTCACAAAAGACTTTCCCAATTGATCAAGAGGTTAGACAATTTACTCCACGAAAACACTACAAAGGGGGCCTCTTTGTCTAtaaa
This sequence is a window from Cucurbita pepo subsp. pepo cultivar mu-cu-16 chromosome LG19, ASM280686v2, whole genome shotgun sequence. Protein-coding genes within it:
- the LOC111781764 gene encoding E3 ubiquitin-protein ligase RNFT1-like — encoded protein: MEASGSDPDSHRTASISGSSRRFGMLAASNMIQAPLSALLEYSGLLRGRPSHQESEALISARLPSGLRDHLRSQIEESSGVTNDGEVSIRIIGAGEQEHVRDSAGLVVGEVRELGGQNSASLQSVSGLASSEFSQGDAATGRGAIEGIPQPVNEGPDGDASEAAGGNSRDSSYQRYDIQQAARGIEQILPFSFLLLVVFIRQHLQGFFVTIWIAAFMYKSNDILRKQTALKGERKISVLVAISLAFTFHIIGVYWWYQKDDLLYPLIMLPPRAIPPFWHAIFIIMVNDTLVRQAGMVVKCVLLMYYKNSRGRNYRKQGQMLTLVEYLLLLYRALLPTPVWYRFFLNKEYGSLFSSLLTGLYLTFKLTSVVEKVQSFFAALKALSRKEVHYGAYATSEQVSAAGDLCAICQEKMHAPILLRCKHIFCEDCVSEWFERERTCPLCRALVKPADLRSFGDGSTSLFFQVF